In a single window of the Agelaius phoeniceus isolate bAgePho1 unplaced genomic scaffold, bAgePho1.hap1 Scaffold_105, whole genome shotgun sequence genome:
- the LOC143692789 gene encoding olfactory receptor 14J1-like, which translates to MHNSLWDTSTISYSACAAQLFFFLFFITAGYSLLTIMCYDRYVSICKPLHYGTLLGSRACAHMAAAAWASAFLHALMHTANTFSRPLCHGNALGQFFWEVPQILRLSCSHSNTLREVGLITVSASLVFGCFVFIVFSYVQIFRAVLRIPSEQGQHKAFSTCLSHLAVLSLFVSTGIFAQLKPPSMSSPSLDLALSVLYSVVPPALNPLIYSLRNQELKAAVWRLMTGCFQEHSSACQFQQITCNKSHL; encoded by the coding sequence atgcacaattccctctgggacaccagcacaaTCTCCTACTCAgcttgtgctgctcagctctttttctttctgttctttatcACAGCAGGGTATTCactgctgaccatcatgtgctacgaccgctacgtgtccatctgcaaacccctgcactacgggaccctcctgggcagcagagcttgtgcccacatggcagcagctgcctgggccagtgcctttctccatgctctcatgcacacagccaatacattttcccggcccctgtgccatggcaatgccctgggccagttcttctgggAGGTGCCCCAGATCCTcaggctctcctgctcacactccaaCACTCTCAGGGAAGTTGGACTCATCACAGTTAGTGCCTCTTTggtatttggttgttttgtgttcattgttttctcctatgtgcagatcttcagggctgtgctgaggatcccctctgagcagggacagcacaaagccttttccacctgcctctctcacctggccgtgctctccctgtttgtcagcactgGCATATTTGCTCAgttgaagcccccctccatgtcctccccatccctggatctggccctgtcagttctgtactcagtggtgcctccagccctgaaccccctcatctacagcctgaggaaccaggagctcaaggctgcagtgtggagactgatgactggatgctttcaggaacATTCATCTGCTTGCCAATTTcagcaaatcacttgtaataaaagtcatctttaa